A window from Oscillatoria sp. FACHB-1406 encodes these proteins:
- a CDS encoding SH3 domain-containing protein encodes MKNRAKGVAVLAASCGILGLAAIAAPQPSMAQSLQGQCRQVNQDTFIYRTRSQTDPLSALAQNERVTLAEETGRDGWIAVTSPSTGFVRTQLLAICVAAPLSMPPEPPIPPPPARNTVVTPSQFPTLPPPTRAATPVRQSPYLCRRVNYPEPEGMAVRSGPGLSFARVGGIFYNDIVTIEPSATQLDGEGRQWLRLLSPVSGWSANGFPTLNEGNFASCP; translated from the coding sequence ATGAAAAACAGGGCAAAAGGAGTGGCAGTTCTCGCTGCAAGTTGCGGAATTTTGGGGTTAGCCGCGATCGCAGCGCCACAACCGTCGATGGCTCAAAGCCTCCAAGGACAATGCCGTCAAGTTAACCAAGATACCTTTATTTATCGGACGCGATCGCAAACCGACCCGCTCAGCGCCCTAGCTCAAAACGAGCGCGTTACCCTAGCCGAAGAGACAGGTAGAGATGGATGGATTGCCGTTACTTCGCCATCCACGGGTTTTGTCCGCACGCAACTGCTGGCAATTTGTGTCGCAGCACCGCTATCCATGCCCCCAGAACCTCCCATCCCGCCGCCACCCGCTCGAAATACCGTCGTAACTCCATCGCAATTCCCCACCCTACCGCCCCCCACTCGAGCCGCAACTCCTGTCCGACAATCTCCCTATCTTTGTCGCCGCGTCAACTATCCAGAACCTGAAGGAATGGCGGTTCGTTCCGGTCCGGGCTTGAGTTTTGCCCGAGTCGGCGGAATTTTTTACAACGATATCGTCACGATCGAACCGAGTGCGACTCAACTCGATGGGGAAGGGCGGCAATGGCTTAGACTACTATCGCCTGTGAGTGGTTGGAGTGCGAATGGGTTTCCAACGCTTAATGAAGGAAATTTTGCAAGTTGTCCTTAA
- a CDS encoding peptidoglycan-binding protein, whose protein sequence is MMESLVYLQLCELNEASSPTTSVPAKALSKSAVLLAATLFIGGWVGANPTYAQSLWDSGDEVQRLQFRLQVLGYENVQPTGFYDLNTQAAVMDFQQKNGLQVDGVVGRTTRPILFGNAAEDSFRNSAASNGDSLSAFSFPPEGANISSTLPQFPEPFRNETPAPSTDFQPERPLLTSRLFKAGSRGEDVRIIQRRLRELGYYYDSLDGVYGSNLTSAVTRFQSDRNLWPDGVVGERTLEALGLSELGGSNARGYVVVIPGDTNVLYTVQNRSGLSNARLQSSRRGNFVNAGQFSSRQEAESLAARLRGLGFDARVAHNP, encoded by the coding sequence ATGATGGAAAGTTTGGTTTATCTTCAGCTTTGCGAGCTTAACGAGGCATCTTCCCCCACAACAAGCGTTCCCGCAAAAGCGCTATCAAAGTCAGCCGTCTTGCTGGCAGCAACCCTGTTTATCGGGGGTTGGGTAGGCGCAAACCCAACTTACGCACAATCGCTTTGGGACAGTGGCGATGAAGTACAACGCCTCCAATTTCGATTGCAAGTTCTCGGCTATGAAAACGTACAACCGACAGGCTTCTACGATTTAAATACGCAAGCCGCCGTCATGGATTTTCAGCAGAAAAATGGGTTGCAGGTCGATGGGGTCGTCGGTCGTACAACTCGTCCCATTTTATTTGGTAACGCAGCCGAAGATTCCTTCAGGAATAGCGCTGCTTCTAATGGCGACAGCCTTTCTGCTTTTTCCTTTCCTCCCGAAGGCGCAAATATTTCCTCCACGCTCCCACAATTTCCAGAGCCATTCCGCAACGAAACGCCCGCACCATCTACCGACTTCCAGCCAGAGCGACCCCTTTTGACTTCGCGCTTGTTTAAAGCGGGTTCTCGCGGCGAAGATGTTCGCATTATTCAGCGGCGGCTGAGGGAACTCGGTTACTATTACGACAGCCTTGACGGTGTTTACGGCTCAAACCTCACCAGTGCGGTAACGCGGTTTCAAAGCGACAGAAATCTTTGGCCGGATGGTGTTGTGGGAGAGAGAACGTTAGAAGCGTTAGGACTCTCCGAGCTTGGCGGTAGTAACGCTCGCGGCTATGTGGTTGTGATTCCGGGCGATACCAATGTGCTTTATACAGTTCAAAATCGCAGTGGTCTCTCTAACGCTCGCTTGCAAAGTTCCAGACGGGGCAATTTTGTCAACGCCGGTCAGTTTTCCAGCCGTCAGGAAGCAGAAAGTCTGGCTGCCCGTTTGCGAGGACTTGGATTTGATGCGCGGGTTGCCCACAACCCTTGA